Part of the Zingiber officinale cultivar Zhangliang chromosome 8A, Zo_v1.1, whole genome shotgun sequence genome, GAAAATGCCGACCGAGTTAGCGACCAAGCAAACGCAGAAGTCGATGGAGTTAGCGGTCGAGCGAACGCAGAGGCCGACCGAGTTAGCGGCCGAGCGAACGTAGAGGCCGACCGATTTAGCGTCCGAGCAAACGCAAAGTTCGAGTGGGCGGATGGACCGAGGTCTGCGAGGgtcacagtttccttgaaacagattcgtcccacctcctGCTTCGAGGTTTCCTTGGGTCatctgtttcccaagatacaacggtgAACCGTAattcccaccaagcactgatGGTTACAACGAACTGAGAGGTACGCGACTACTATCACAGGCACTCTGGCGAGCAAGAGATGCATGACAGAAGAGAAGGGGAACGTAGGTGGTGAGCTTCAACTTTTTGAGTGTGTAACCTTTTGCTTATGGACGCAGCCGTATTATATAGGAGCTCATACCAATGGGCAGCGTTAATGAtcgtttaatgatcattatttgcCGGCTGTGAAACGCCAACGTTTCACTCGGCttcattaatttttaatttaatgcatccgttacacccttaaataagcagcaaaaagtttatgtggcaaaatattggtggttccacttgggcaaattttgcctcgACCGATCGGCATTCGGCGCGCACAGGTCGCGCTTGCACACGAATCAACATGGTTTAGTGTAATCCGGGCTTTGAATTTGCACCCCTGCGCACCcacacgtgagagagagcctctctccatgcatttgttcacatcatcaatatatgcgaatcaatataaaccaaccaatatgctttgaaactcccaatgtggaacTAAAGTCCCTCCCATTCACAATGAAACTTCATACCTCTTCCACCTcctctccattcacatatatccaacaccACCTCCATATTTTGCTACCTTTGAGGTGTCTCTCTTCAACACCATTTTCAGGTAGGGACATGTTTCTCTTCCATTTCCATTGCTACCAGACTGCCTTCTTCAATAATACAGGAGATCATCAACATGTCACATCATGAACTCTCTATCATGGCTTCCCCTTCCTAAAGCTTAATTTTTaatccctatatatatatatatatatatataaagttgcaGTGTCTCAGctaagattttaaaagaataatttcGCCCTCAACATGACAACATGAGGTTTCTAATCAAACGGCGAAGTGTGTAGCAGAGTTTGAAGTCAAGTACGATGCAAATTCAAGCAGTTGCAAGAACCAAGCTGTCAAGAGAAAAAGACGAAGCAAAagaatcaaaataaatatcatctgggccataggaaaaaaaaaatccttacaaGCATAATGACACAGGTTTTGCCAATAATTGTTGAGAAGCAACCATCAGTTGCAGTCACTAAGACACTCCTGCATGAAGTCAATGCATTGAAGCCTCACTACAAATTTCCATCCTACACTCTGCTCTTGGTGCAATCTATCCAACCCACAACCATCATTCACAACATATAATCCTATGTCAGAGACATATATACCTAGTTATTTGATCAAATACATCAACAAAAAAGGTGCCCTCGATGAAGTAATTGTCCAAGGAAGGGCAAAAAAAATCTTGACATGGAAATCATATACTGGTAGAAAACCCTATCTTAATTAACAATACAACAATAAAGAAAATCCTCTTTCTAGTGAAACAACACAAAGGCGCTAACAAGTTTGGCTATGTAGGAAGAAAGCTAGGACACAAAACTTCTCAAAGTCAGGAAAACAAGCAGCGAGCTTTTACCTTCTAAGGTGATCAAATCCATGATACCTCGTGGGCGTCGCGCGGCCGGAAACTCCACCAATGTCGGCTAGGTTGGCTCCCGACCCGAAGGTGTTCGGCCAGTGCACGAGGAATCAATCTGAAGCCCCTCGACCGTCTCATGGCAGTAGAGCATTGCTCACTTCGGCGGCGAGCCTAACCGGCGATAGATTCGGGGGAGAGTCTCTCTTGGTGCGGAAACATCGAGCACGGCGATTTATTCGCTGCAAGGAAACTTTCTACTTTAATCCCTTAAGTTTATCTATTTGAAAAAATTGtctctaaaatttcaaaatttatctttaaacTCCTAAACGTTTGTTAATTTTTGCAAAGGAAAATGGTGTCTACTGCATTCGGTGAAGGTTTAAGAAATGGACGGTAAAGATGGGAGGAACTGTCAAACGAACGGTGTAGGTGCAAGTTCGCAGGGGTCTACAATTCCCGCGCAGGTGTTGGAGGAGATCCGGTCCCGGCGATAAAAGCAGCGGTGACTCGCTCCGATCGGCCGCTGTCGGCACGGTTTTGGCGGGGAAGAGATGACGGTGACGGAGGCTGATGAGGGCCGCGAGGCGGGTGAGGATTACCGTTCGTGGAAGGTGAACACCCCTATTCTATACGACCTCGTCATCTCCCACCCCCTCAGGTGGCCCTCCCTCACAGTCCGATGGCTCCCGGGCTCGTCGCCGTCTTCCTCCTCCGGAAGCAGCCGCGTCGGCGCCACCCACCGCCTCCTCCTCGGCAGTCACACCTCCGACTACGCTCCTAACTTCTTCATGACCGCCGACGTGCTTTTCCCCCTCCCTCCCGAGGCCCATCCCGGCGCGCCGCTCCCCAAGGTCGAGATCTCGCAGACCATCCCTCATCACGGGAAGGTCAATCGCGCCCGATTCATGCCGCAGAGACCATCGGTTGTAGCCACCATGACCCAAGACGCGGAGGTTCACGTGTTCGACTGCGAGCGGCGGCCACTGAGGCCGGTCGAGGGGGAGGAGAGTGGTCCGGACGTCGTCTTGAGGGGCCTCTCCAAGGAGGGATATGGGATCTCGTGGAGTCCGCACAAGGAGGGCTTTCTCTTGTGCGGATCGTATGATTCCAAGATCTGTCTGTGGGATGTGGGAATGATGCCGGAAGAGAAGATTCTTGATGCAAGATACCTGTTTGAGGTAATGGGTCGTAGATCTTTAACATCGTCCTTGTATGATACTTCACTCTATTTAATGTGGAAAATTTTATCTAAAGAGCATTTCAGAGTTCATACTTGAAGCAAATCCTTGTTAAACCCATCAAATTTGACCTAGTGATCCTTCCAAGAATCTTGGACTTGTGGTTCCACTGATTGAACTAGGTGTGTGTTCTTTCTAGATTCAAACACCTAATGAGAAAGCTGATGTTGCATCATGGGTCTGCCAAGTTTTTTTTCCCTCTCATTTTGGTTAGTCTTGTAGATTATATTCTAGTTTTCCCCTTGCAAACtgaaaacacattcctaattcaTGTGTGGTAGAAGACTTTAAACTATGTACTTTCTTCTAGGCCCATACTGATTCTGTTGAGGATGTTGCTTGGCACTTGAAGAATGAAAACATGTTTGGGTCCGTTGGGAATGACCATCTTTTGATGATTTGGGACGTTCGCTCATCGGCATCTGGAAAGCCACAACAGTCATTAAAAGCCCATGAAAATGAGGTAAAGTAGTTTTTTGTCAATatgaattcttccatatgcaccTGCAAGTAGTAATGTTTTACAAAGGTACAGTTGCCTCTTATACGATCTTATGCATAAATAGGAAGACCAATATCTTATGGCACAGCTGATTTCGTATCGTATGACCTCTGTAAAATGCAGATAGCATTGGTCTGGAAATACTCTGTTTCAACAATTAGACTTTGGCACGTATATATAAGGCTTGATAAACCAAGTATATTGTTACATTTTCTCAAGGGCAAACCACACTAAGAGTTGTTTCGAGTTGGCGTAAAAACAAGTAACAATTGGTTGTTCTGCTCTTTTTGCATTGCATTTATTCAGTATTCTACCTAATTATGTTTTCTCTGGCTTATTTATAAGCATATCAACACTCATTAATGTTGGGTATGTATTGTCTTGCTCTCCCAGGTCAATTCACTATCATTTAATCCGTTTAATGACTGGATTTTGGCAACAGCGTCTAAAGACAGTACAGTTAACCTATTTGACCTTCGGAAGCTCGCTACAAGTTTACATACATGTTTGAGTCATGTGTAAGTACACGGCCTTCTGCATTGCCTTGTTGAATCATTTGGTTAATGATAAATTAATACGATATGCGATCTTAGTGTAACTTATCACATGCAATGTTAGTTGTTTTCAGATGTCCAGACTTCTCGTTCCTTCACAAGTGAACTGGTGGAGCCTTACTGGTTTAATCagctattttatatttatttattttcttactcGAACTGGATCAGATTAGATACTGATTCTCAGTCTAACCGGTTGAACCTATGTGCCAGTATTCAGCTCTAATAACATTAGTTTGACACACAGAAAACTAAAATGTACTCTGTCAAGAAAATTAGTTGATTATCAAGATGATTATGTCAGGAAAGTATAGTTCCAGAAGTAATAAACTACTGGTTCTTGTAGTTAGGTTCAAATATGGTAGTAaagtttatatttatttatttatatcgtTTCATAAATCCTTTATTATTGtgtaattttattattgtttttgttGTTTTGATGAGTATTTGTGTTTACAGAGGATCTGTTGTTCAAGTGGAATGGAGCCCCAGTCATGAAACTATTTTTGCTACCTCTGCTACTGACAAAAGGCTGATAATTTGGGACCTTAACCGGTACTTACTTAAGATTTCAATGCAAAAGCATGAATCATTCTTTTGGTTAAGGAATGGAATTGATAAATAATAGTATAGAAATATGCATTTCTTAGTTTGACATAGGAATGTTAAAAGAAAATCCTGCTCGAACTCCTCAGACTTCTTGGGCACAAACCGCTCTATGCGGCAACCCCTCGGCCTGATCAGACCACCTAGCTCTCCCTGTCAGGCTGTCCTCTTGGCATTAGATGGATGAATCAAGGTTCAATTAAAGAGCTGGTTGACTGGACTATTAGATTGCTTACATTCACTCTTTTTTGTGCATGTATCTCTGATGGTTCTTAATATGCAGGAACTGCAAGAACTTGAGACTGCAGTGAATACAACGCAATTGATAACTTTAGTTTTTTGACAAATGTGGATAGGATTGGGGATGAACAGACTGCCGACGAAGCCGTCTTTGGGCCGCCAGAGGCGTTCTTTGTTCACGCCGGTCACACTGCAAAGATCTCAGAATTCTCATGGAACCCCGAGGAGCCTTGGGTCATTGCTAGTGTGGCCGACGACAATATTCTTCAGGTATGGCAGATGGCTGAGAGATACCGAGATGACGGCAGCAATGATCATCGTTGACTGACGAGCATGCTTATTGTATGCCTAATGAGTTTAAATTTGAACATATCAAATCCTCATGGTGAGTCTGAGGCAAATCTTTCTGTTCAAGTTTTTGTGAGCTGGTATTATAGTCCGAGTTAGTCTTATTTGACTAAAACAGACCATGTGGCTTTAATACAGAAGCTAATTGTTCTATGAGAATGAACAATTTGGTTGAGCTAGATAGAATAACAGATCAAAACAGATTTAACAGAATAATGGAGGAAGTCTCATTTGGCTAAAACAGGCCATGTGGCTTTAATACAGAAGATAATTGTTCTATGAGAATGAACAATTTGGTTGAGCTAGATCAAAACAGATTTAACAGAATAATGGAGgaaaaaatttgcaacaaaaagaaCTAGTTCAAAACGAACGTGCTAAATCCATCAGTCGAATACAACCAATTCAACATTGAGAATCCAGTTCTCCAATCATGAGTAGTGACCCAATTTCTTCCCAAATAATGTGACAAAATTTATTGGCCACACGACGGTGATCCTACCGAAGAAAGAAAGAACATACACCCCATCAGAAACAAAACCACATAACCAGCCAGTTCCATGCAAATTTATCATCGTTTCGTACTCGTTACTTTTTCCTTTTCCAATTGATGGATATTTGCTGTCgaagaaaatacctcatttaTGGCCACGTCACCCTTTTCCTGATCCGGGAAATGGTTTTCCTTCATGTATTTTGACCGCTTGAGATGGCTCCGGTTTATCACTGAGATGAACGATCAGCTTGTTTTCTTCTTCACTAAGGCAACTCCTACATCTGATTGTTCAAAATTCCGAATGATGCTGCGCTACCCAGTGCCATTGTGTCGGGAAGGATCTTCATGCAATCCAAAAGCATGGAAGCGAGATAGGACAGAATCAGGATGTAGTGGTTGAGGCGATCGAGGACTAGAAGCTGAGTCATATTGATTGAAGGAGTGTGGCAGTATCCATCTCATCCAGTCACCGCGCCGCCTCAGCTTTTCACCCTGCCACATATAATTCACAAAGATTGTAAATAGCATATGGCATGTATATGCAAGAATGAACAAGATGGCAGAATGATATAGGAGATTCGATTGGTCAAGACAATCTATGAGATGAAAAAGTGAGATGATGAACCATACATGTACTTCCACTACTGTTGAACCGTGTAATGCATCCAATATATACGGTATGTCACGTGTCGACTGCTTGACCTGCAGTTAAAAAGAGAACTTTTTCACATTCTCACTCGAACAACCAATAAATAAACAAACCCAGGCAAATGCTTTGAGCATCTGACCAATCTGATCACCGCAATTCAAATTTAATGAAGTATCAGAACCTTGGATAAAAGTTGATTCAATGGTTATTCAACTATCCATTATAATCTTGTTTTCTAAATGAAAATTTGGATAATTTCTTATCATCACCACAAAATACATAGTGTTTCAAAAGTTCTTCGCTTGTTGATAATCACAGTATTAGCAGTTCCTCCTATAATCAATCActaatttttaattcaaaaatcacACTTTTATTGAGCATCTGCATGTAAGCATTAGCCAAAGCATTTGATGAATGCAACAACCATGCCAAACCAACAATGAAAAACACTTGAGACTTCTAAACAAGAAAATTAACAGCTGCGACACATTACTTAATgccttgttattgttgttgtaaaCAAGAATGGTAACTTAAGAATTTAATAATCTCTTCACATTTCAAGTAGACACGTGTTGCTCGTACTTTAGTTTATTTTAATCTCTTACAAAAGCTTTGTCAAACTCCTTGGGGTGTAAAATTCATACTTAATCTCACATAATAAAAGGATTTTAAGCAATACCTAACTAATAAACTATTTTATTCCAAAAAATAATACATGCTTCAACATGATGTCACAGCTCACAATGTCAGTACCTAGGCCGTTCAAAACTAAAAGATGATCAAATACAACTCCAAACAGGGCGAAATAAAACTTTTCCAGCTTCCATAAACATTAAAAAAGAACGTAATGGAGACTAATGTTGCTTAGGAACAAAACATTGCCAaagaaatcttttttttttgacaaaatagTAATCTGTGATTGATCTTTTCAGGGGCAATGTGAGCATACACTATCATATTCAAAATTTTACACACGTTCAAAGACACAAGCACTCATACAGAATTCTTGACCATAGGGTTTTTGGATATTGAGATTCCAAGATCATGCAGGCAACATTGAAAAGTCTCTTCTTTGGATTTATAAATATTAGGCTTTGCGGTTCTAGATCTAACAAAGAATATTAAACACAGATTCTGGCACAGCCTTCACCTTTGCAAACTATTCAGCAACAATCATGCCAATGAGAAgcattaagaaaataagaaaacatTTAGTCAAAATAACTCACCCTGTTGAAGCTAGCAATCAAGGAAACAGCAACCCAACCATGATCATCCATATTTTGTCTGAGAAAATGATCCTTGCAAAGATTCTCAGGACTGCCAATTCAAACCCTTAAACAACAGATATAAAAATGCATAAGAAAAGTTTAATCTACCACAAAGGCTCATAAATTACCTGAAATAGTACTCTATTTGCTTCACCAACATAAAGCGCTGATAATCTGCTGGCGATGGAAACCCTGCAGGGGGGACTACAGAAGGTGCTTGATGTGTGATGATAGGCATG contains:
- the LOC122009366 gene encoding WD-40 repeat-containing protein MSI2-like isoform X1; the protein is MTVTEADEGREAGEDYRSWKVNTPILYDLVISHPLRWPSLTVRWLPGSSPSSSSGSSRVGATHRLLLGSHTSDYAPNFFMTADVLFPLPPEAHPGAPLPKVEISQTIPHHGKVNRARFMPQRPSVVATMTQDAEVHVFDCERRPLRPVEGEESGPDVVLRGLSKEGYGISWSPHKEGFLLCGSYDSKICLWDVGMMPEEKILDARYLFEAHTDSVEDVAWHLKNENMFGSVGNDHLLMIWDVRSSASGKPQQSLKAHENEVNSLSFNPFNDWILATASKDSTVNLFDLRKLATSLHTCLSHVGSVVQVEWSPSHETIFATSATDKRLIIWDLNRIGDEQTADEAVFGPPEAFFVHAGHTAKISEFSWNPEEPWVIASVADDNILQVWQMAERYRDDGSNDHR
- the LOC122009366 gene encoding WD-40 repeat-containing protein MSI2-like isoform X2, producing the protein MTVTEADEGREAGEDYRSWKVNTPILYDLVISHPLRWPSLTVRWLPGSSPSSSSGSSRVGATHRLLLGSHTSDYAPNFFMTADVLFPLPPEAHPGAPLPKVEISQTIPHHGKVNRARFMPQRPSVVATMTQDAEVHVFDCERRPLRPVEGEESGPDVVLRGLSKEGYGISWSPHKEGFLLCGSYDSKICLWDVGMMPEEKILDARYLFEAHTDSVEDVAWHLKNENMFGSVGNDHLLMIWDVRSSASGKPQQSLKAHENEVNSLSFNPFNDWILATASKDSTVNLFDLRKLATSLHTCLSHVGSVVQVEWSPSHETIFATSATDKRLIIWDLNRLLGHKPLYAATPRPDQTT